A genome region from Solanum pennellii chromosome 12, SPENNV200 includes the following:
- the LOC107005794 gene encoding enoyl-[acyl-carrier-protein] reductase, mitochondrial-like, with amino-acid sequence MLSQHSHLVVPKQTSPINFPATMSPPSTAVVYDKHGPPDTVTRIANIPPVVMNANEVCVKMLAAPINPADINRIEGVYLVLPPTPAIGGWEGVGEIHSVGSAVVALSPGDLVIHAAYLSGTWQTYVVEDQSLWYKIDKNTPIEYAATISVNPLSALRMLEDFVALKSGDTIVQNGATSIVGQCVIQLARIRGINSINIIRDKPDSDKIKEKLIKLGANKVFTESELEVKDVKKLLDDIPKPSLGLNCIGGNAANMVVKFLKQGGTMVTYGGMSKKPITVSTTQFIFKDISLKGFLLREKNLDEAQYKCSIDHLLALVRAGKLQYEMEMVPFKDFHIALEKAMGKQGSQRKQILKF; translated from the exons ATGTTATCTCAACACTCACATTTGGTCGTCCCTAAACAAACCTCCCCCATAAACTTCCCGGCCACCATGTCTCCGCCATCCACCGCCGTTGTCTACGACAAACACGGCCCTCCCGACACCGTCACAAG GATTGCGAATATTCCACCGGTGGTGATGAATGCGAACGAAGTGTGCGTGAAAATGCTTGCAGCTCCCATCAATCCTGCTGATATCAACAGAATAGAGG GAGTGTATCTAGTATTGCCACCGACCCCTGCAATTGGTGGATGGGAAGGTGTTGGAGAAATACATTCTGTAGGCTCTGCTGTTGTGGCTCTTTCCCCTGGAGATTTGGTAATACATGCAGCTTATCTTTCGG GGACATGGCAAACATATGTGGTAGAAGATCAAAGTTTATGGTACAAAATAGACAAAAACACTCCAATTGAATATGCTGCCACTATTTCTGTTAATCCATTGAGTGCCTTGAGAATGCTTGAGGATTTTGTGGCTTTAAAATCag GGGACACAATTGTTCAAAATGGAGCTACAAGCATAGTAGGGCAATGTGTTATTCAATTAGCTCGAATTCGTGGAATTAATAGCATTAATATCATAAGAGATAAACCTGACTCTgataaaattaaggaaaaattaatcaaacttGGAGCTAATAAAGTATTTACTGAAAGTGAACTCGAAGTTAAAGATGTCAAAAAACTCCTG GATGATATACCTAAACCTAGTTTGGGTTTGAATTGTATTGGTGGAAATGCAGCTAATATGGTGGTAAAATTCTTAAa gcAAGGTGGCACTATGGTTACATATGGAGGGATGTCAAAAAAGCCAATTACTGTATCTACTACACAATTTATATTCAAG gatattTCATTGAAAGGATTCCTGTTACGAGAAAAGAATCTAGATGAAGCACAATATAAGTGTTCGATTGATCATCTACTGGCCCTCGTTCGTGCTGGGAAATTGCAATACGA GATGGAGATGGTGCCTTTTAAAGATTTTCATATAGCTCTTGAAAAGGCAATGGGAAAACAAGGAAGTCAAAGGAaacaaattctaaaattttaa
- the LOC107006647 gene encoding acetyl-CoA-benzylalcohol acetyltransferase-like, translated as MAFQKENMEIEIISTKFIKPSSPTPNHLQNYKLSFFDQVSDETHLPLVFFYPPTNNINFSSHHEEQLEQSLSRILTHVYPISGRFNEDINSISCQDQGVKFIKAKMNSKLNEFLDKAHKDVNLSLLCWPQDSWNVDPSNLFTMPLVIIQITEFECGGLALSMSHMHMTMDGYSTFNFINEWSKVCRLKIPLEKIDFMSFDLGNVFPTRDLSKLLLPRIPPVDRLECKLVAKRLYINEDSISRLREKVGGDLCKFKPSRVEMIMALLWRAVIRASEKKHGYLRRSLMNIPINLRTRLISLPQVEKSFGNLGVDAPIKFIPGENKMELHEFVTLIHNAVKETIHTCDKTSPEDIVSAVSNIYNESFLAQDWGGNDEVDRIISSSLCKFPIQEADFGWGKPCLMHFGSRHGQVCWLYDAECGNGICVQVDLKEDNMNLFECDNDIKDFFQF; from the coding sequence ATggcatttcaaaaagaaaacatGGAAATTGAAATCATATCCACAAAATTCATAAAACCATCTTCACCAACTCCAAATCATCTCCAAAATTACAAGTTAAGTTTCTTTGATCAAGTATCTGATGAGACACATTTAcctcttgtttttttttatcctcCTACCAACAACAttaatttctcatctcatcatgaAGAACAACTTGAGCAATCCTTATCTAGGATTTTAACTCATGTTTACCCTATTTCTGGTAGATTTAACGAAGATATTAACTCGATATCCTGCCAGGATCAAGGGGTTAAATTTATAAAAGCAAAAATGAATAGTAAACTCAATGAATTTCTTGATAAAGCACATAAGGATGTTAACCTTTCATTGCTTTGTTGGCCTCAAGATTCATGGAATGTAGATCCATCTAATTTATTTACCATGCCACTTGTCATTATCCAAATCACAGAATTTGAGTGTGGTGGCTTAGCTCTATCTATGAGCCACATGCACATGACGATGGATGGttattcaacttttaattttatcaacGAGTGGTCTAAAGTGTGTAGACTTAAGATTCCTTTAGAGAAGATCGATTTCATGAGCTTTGATTTAGGTAATGTTTTTCCAACGAGAGATTTATCGAAGCTTCTATTGCCTCGTATACCTCCAGTAGATCGCCTGGAGTGTAAATTAGTAGCCAAAAGGCTATACATCAATGAAGATTCTATATCAAGGCTAAGAGAAAAAGTTGGTGGAGATTTATGCAAATTTAAGCCGTCAAGAGTTGAAATGATTATGGCCCTCCTATGGAGGGCTGTAATCCGTGCTTCAGAAAAGAAGCACGGATATCTAAGACGTTCTTTAATGAACATCCCTATAAATTTGCGAACTAGGTTAATTTCTCTACCTCAAGTAGAAAAATCATTTGGGAATCTTGGAGTTGACGCTCCTATAAAATTCATACCTGGAGAGAACAAGATGGAGTTGCACGAATTTGTAACATTAATTCATAACGCTGTGAAGGAAACTATTCATACTTGTGACAAGACTTCACCAGAGGACATAGTTTCCGCGgtgtcaaatatatataatgaaagttTTCTAGCACAAGATTGGGGAGGAAATGATGAAGTTGATAGGATCATAAGTTCAAGTTTGTGTAAATTTCCTATACAAGAAGCTGATTTTGGCTGGGGTAAACCATGTTTGATGCATTTTGGATCAAGACATGGTCAAGTTTGTTGGTTGTATGATGCAGAATGTGGCAATGGGATATGTGTGCAAGTAGATTTGAAGGAAGATAATATGAATCTATTTGAATGTGACAATGATATCAAggatttctttcaattttag